One stretch of Arachis hypogaea cultivar Tifrunner chromosome 20, arahy.Tifrunner.gnm2.J5K5, whole genome shotgun sequence DNA includes these proteins:
- the LOC112786427 gene encoding uncharacterized protein, whose product MAKQKAIVQIYGDWKESYNLILSWIIEVQLRTSPVRVGNTVHGARVFLHRLFWTFPPCVEAFKYCKSLISIDDTHLYGKYGGTLLMAIAQDENSNILPVTFGLVEGENTDSWKFFLSHLRQHVTPQSRILVIFDCHNAIKTSLVAEDGRWLPSTAHRAFCARHIATNFVLNFKSKDARKILFNRIGLELRTQYWDGGRQYGHLTTNISECIDVVLKGTRNLLVGSLVKSTYRRLEELFVKKEKESELQLGPKQEFYLTLVKAIKKNLQTSRNMRDDLYDRENSEFVVDEIAPTWGRIALRTCRISLSSCTCVMCLQHVHIED is encoded by the exons ATGGCTAAGCAGAAGGCAATTGTACAGATATATGGAGATTGGAAGGAGTCTTACAACTTGATTCTAAGTTGGATCATCGAGGTTCAGTTGCGTACTTCCCCTGTTAGGGTTGGTAATACGGTCCATGGAGCAAGGGTGTTTCTTCATCGATTGTTTTGGACGTTTCCTCCGTGTGTTGAGGCCTTCAAGTATTGCAAGTCATTGATATCTATCGATGATACTCATTTATATGGCAAGTATGGAGGTACTTTACTAATGGCGATTGCACAAGATGAAAACTCAAACATTCTCCCAGTTACATTTGGGTTAGTCGAGGGCGAGAACACGGATTCGTGGAAGTTTTTCCTGAGTCACCTTCGTCAGCACGTGACTCCTCAATCCAGAATTCTAGTTATCTTTGACTGCCACAACGCAATCAAGACTTCCTTGGTTGCCGAAGACGGTAGGTGGCTCCCATCGACCGCACATCGTGCATTTTGTGCAAGACACATAGCTACTAATTTCGTGCTAAACTTCAAGTCTAAGGATGCACGAAAGATTCTT TTCAACAGGATCGGATTAGAGTTGCGGACCCAATATTGGGATGGAGGCCGCCAATATGGTCATTTGACAACAAACATTTCTGAGTGTATTGATGTCGTCCTAAAGGGTACACGTAACCTATTAGTGGGTTCACTTGTTAAATCAACATATAGGCGTTTAGAAGAGCTCTTTgtcaaaaaagaaaaggaatcagAGTTGCAGCTCGGGCCTAAGCAAGAATTTTATCTGACACTTGTGAAGGCGATTAAGAAGAATCTACAGACCTCCAGAAACATGCGCGATGATCTATATGATAGAGAAAACTCAGAGTTTGTTGTGGATGAGATTGCACCGACATGGGGAAGAATTGCTTTGAGAACATGTAGGATTTCGCTATCGTCATGCACATGTGTCATGTGCTTGCAGCATGTTCATATTGAAGACTAG